In Gallus gallus isolate bGalGal1 chromosome Z, bGalGal1.mat.broiler.GRCg7b, whole genome shotgun sequence, one DNA window encodes the following:
- the GTF2H2 gene encoding general transcription factor IIH subunit 2 isoform X2, with protein sequence MDDEPERTKRWEGGYERTWEILKEDESGSLKATIDDILFKAKRKRIYEHHGQVRLGMLLEYFVEEYFDQNPISQMGLIVTKSKRAEKMTELSGNPKKHIAALKKAVDMNCQGEPSLYNSLNLAMQTLKHMPGHTSREVLIVFSSLTTCDPANIYDLIKCLKAVKIRVSVIGLSAEVRVCTVLTRETGGTYHVILDETHYKELLMHHVSPPPASSTSECSLIRMGFPQHTTASLSDQDAKPSFSMAQLENNSEPCLTLDGYFCPQCRAKYSELPVECKICGLTLVSAPHLARSYHHLFPLDAFQEIPLEEYQGERYCQGCQAEIKDQNVYICKTCKNAFCVECDVFVHDSLHCCPGCIHEQPAPTSV encoded by the exons ATGGACGACGAGCCCGAGAGGACTAAGCGCTGGGAAGGAGGCTACGAGAGAACATG GGAAATACTGAAAGAAGATGAATCCGGGTCGCTGAAAGCAACCATCGACGATATCTTGTTCAAGGCGAAGAGGAAAAG AATCTACGAACACCATGGACAAGTCCGGCTGGGAATG ttaCTGGAATATTTTGTTGAAGAGTACTTTGACCAAAATCCTATTAGTCAG ATGGGCTTAATTGTAACCAAGAGCAAAAGAGCTGAGAAAATGACTGAGCTTTCAG GTAACCCAAAAAAGCACATAGCTGCTCTGAAGAAAGCAGTGGATATGAACTGCCAGGGAGAACCATCTCTGTATAATTCCCTAAATTTGGCCATGCAGACTTTAAA GCACATGCCAGGACATACCAGCAGAGAGGTTTTAATAGTCTTCAGCAGTCTTACAACATGTGATCCAGCCAACATCTATGATCTAATCAAG TGCTTGAAAGCAGTTAAGATCAGAGTGTCTGTCATTGGTCTAAGTGCTGAAGTTCGAGTCTGTACAGTGCTGACCCGAGAAACTGGAG GAACATACCACGTTATTTTAGATGAAACTCATTATAAGGAACTACTGATGCATCACGTCAGTCCTCCACCTGCCAGTTCAACTTCGGAGTGCTCCCTTATTCGAATGG gtTTTCCTCAACACACCACTGCTTCCCTTTCTGACCAGGACGCAAAGCCATCCTTCAGCATGGC ACAACTGGAAAACAACAGTGAGCCATGCCTTACACTGGATGGGTATTTCTGTCCTCAGTGCAGAGCCAAATACAGTGAGCTTCCTGTGGAATGCAAGATCTGCG GTCTTACACTGGTGTCTGCACCTCATCTGGCTCGGTCTTACCACCACTTGTTTCCTTTGGATGCCTTTCAGGAAATTCCACTGGAAGAATATCAGGGAGAACG GTATTGTCAAGGCTGCCAAGCAGAAATCAAAGATCAAAAC GTTTATATATGTAAAACATGCAAGAATGCATTTTGTGTGGAATGCGACGTGTTTGTTCATGATTCCCTGCACTGCTGTCCTGGCTGTATTCACGAGCAGCCTGCTCCCACATCTGTATGA
- the GTF2H2 gene encoding general transcription factor IIH subunit 2 isoform X1, translating to MDDEPERTKRWEGGYERTWEILKEDESGSLKATIDDILFKAKRKRIYEHHGQVRLGMMRHLYVVVDGSRTMEDQDLKPNRLTCTLKLLEYFVEEYFDQNPISQMGLIVTKSKRAEKMTELSGNPKKHIAALKKAVDMNCQGEPSLYNSLNLAMQTLKHMPGHTSREVLIVFSSLTTCDPANIYDLIKCLKAVKIRVSVIGLSAEVRVCTVLTRETGGTYHVILDETHYKELLMHHVSPPPASSTSECSLIRMGFPQHTTASLSDQDAKPSFSMAQLENNSEPCLTLDGYFCPQCRAKYSELPVECKICGLTLVSAPHLARSYHHLFPLDAFQEIPLEEYQGERYCQGCQAEIKDQNVYICKTCKNAFCVECDVFVHDSLHCCPGCIHEQPAPTSV from the exons ATGGACGACGAGCCCGAGAGGACTAAGCGCTGGGAAGGAGGCTACGAGAGAACATG GGAAATACTGAAAGAAGATGAATCCGGGTCGCTGAAAGCAACCATCGACGATATCTTGTTCAAGGCGAAGAGGAAAAG AATCTACGAACACCATGGACAAGTCCGGCTGGGAATG ATGCGCCACCTTTATGTGGTTGTCGATGGATCAAGAACTATGGAGGACCAAGATTTAAAACCGAACAGACTTACTTGCACTTTGAAG ttaCTGGAATATTTTGTTGAAGAGTACTTTGACCAAAATCCTATTAGTCAG ATGGGCTTAATTGTAACCAAGAGCAAAAGAGCTGAGAAAATGACTGAGCTTTCAG GTAACCCAAAAAAGCACATAGCTGCTCTGAAGAAAGCAGTGGATATGAACTGCCAGGGAGAACCATCTCTGTATAATTCCCTAAATTTGGCCATGCAGACTTTAAA GCACATGCCAGGACATACCAGCAGAGAGGTTTTAATAGTCTTCAGCAGTCTTACAACATGTGATCCAGCCAACATCTATGATCTAATCAAG TGCTTGAAAGCAGTTAAGATCAGAGTGTCTGTCATTGGTCTAAGTGCTGAAGTTCGAGTCTGTACAGTGCTGACCCGAGAAACTGGAG GAACATACCACGTTATTTTAGATGAAACTCATTATAAGGAACTACTGATGCATCACGTCAGTCCTCCACCTGCCAGTTCAACTTCGGAGTGCTCCCTTATTCGAATGG gtTTTCCTCAACACACCACTGCTTCCCTTTCTGACCAGGACGCAAAGCCATCCTTCAGCATGGC ACAACTGGAAAACAACAGTGAGCCATGCCTTACACTGGATGGGTATTTCTGTCCTCAGTGCAGAGCCAAATACAGTGAGCTTCCTGTGGAATGCAAGATCTGCG GTCTTACACTGGTGTCTGCACCTCATCTGGCTCGGTCTTACCACCACTTGTTTCCTTTGGATGCCTTTCAGGAAATTCCACTGGAAGAATATCAGGGAGAACG GTATTGTCAAGGCTGCCAAGCAGAAATCAAAGATCAAAAC GTTTATATATGTAAAACATGCAAGAATGCATTTTGTGTGGAATGCGACGTGTTTGTTCATGATTCCCTGCACTGCTGTCCTGGCTGTATTCACGAGCAGCCTGCTCCCACATCTGTATGA
- the GTF2H2 gene encoding general transcription factor IIH subunit 2 isoform X4, translated as MDDEPERTKRWEGGYERTWEILKEDESGSLKATIDDILFKAKRKRIYEHHGQVRLGMMRHLYVVVDGSRTMEDQDLKPNRLTCTLKLLEYFVEEYFDQNPISQMGLIVTKSKRAEKMTELSGNPKKHIAALKKAVDMNCQGEPSLYNSLNLAMQTLKHMPGHTSREVLIVFSSLTTCDPANIYDLIKCLKAVKIRVSVIGLSAEVRVCTVLTRETGGTYHVILDETHYKELLMHHVSPPPASSTSECSLIRMGFPQHTTASLSDQDAKPSFSMAQLENNSEPCLTLDGYFCPQCRAKYSELPVECKICASCKGLSELPL; from the exons ATGGACGACGAGCCCGAGAGGACTAAGCGCTGGGAAGGAGGCTACGAGAGAACATG GGAAATACTGAAAGAAGATGAATCCGGGTCGCTGAAAGCAACCATCGACGATATCTTGTTCAAGGCGAAGAGGAAAAG AATCTACGAACACCATGGACAAGTCCGGCTGGGAATG ATGCGCCACCTTTATGTGGTTGTCGATGGATCAAGAACTATGGAGGACCAAGATTTAAAACCGAACAGACTTACTTGCACTTTGAAG ttaCTGGAATATTTTGTTGAAGAGTACTTTGACCAAAATCCTATTAGTCAG ATGGGCTTAATTGTAACCAAGAGCAAAAGAGCTGAGAAAATGACTGAGCTTTCAG GTAACCCAAAAAAGCACATAGCTGCTCTGAAGAAAGCAGTGGATATGAACTGCCAGGGAGAACCATCTCTGTATAATTCCCTAAATTTGGCCATGCAGACTTTAAA GCACATGCCAGGACATACCAGCAGAGAGGTTTTAATAGTCTTCAGCAGTCTTACAACATGTGATCCAGCCAACATCTATGATCTAATCAAG TGCTTGAAAGCAGTTAAGATCAGAGTGTCTGTCATTGGTCTAAGTGCTGAAGTTCGAGTCTGTACAGTGCTGACCCGAGAAACTGGAG GAACATACCACGTTATTTTAGATGAAACTCATTATAAGGAACTACTGATGCATCACGTCAGTCCTCCACCTGCCAGTTCAACTTCGGAGTGCTCCCTTATTCGAATGG gtTTTCCTCAACACACCACTGCTTCCCTTTCTGACCAGGACGCAAAGCCATCCTTCAGCATGGC ACAACTGGAAAACAACAGTGAGCCATGCCTTACACTGGATGGGTATTTCTGTCCTCAGTGCAGAGCCAAATACAGTGAGCTTCCTGTGGAATGCAAGATCTGCG CTTCATGCAAGGGGCTTTCAGAACTGCCGCTGTAA
- the GTF2H2 gene encoding general transcription factor IIH subunit 2 isoform X3 yields the protein MQMRHLYVVVDGSRTMEDQDLKPNRLTCTLKLLEYFVEEYFDQNPISQMGLIVTKSKRAEKMTELSGNPKKHIAALKKAVDMNCQGEPSLYNSLNLAMQTLKHMPGHTSREVLIVFSSLTTCDPANIYDLIKCLKAVKIRVSVIGLSAEVRVCTVLTRETGGTYHVILDETHYKELLMHHVSPPPASSTSECSLIRMGFPQHTTASLSDQDAKPSFSMAQLENNSEPCLTLDGYFCPQCRAKYSELPVECKICGLTLVSAPHLARSYHHLFPLDAFQEIPLEEYQGERYCQGCQAEIKDQNVYICKTCKNAFCVECDVFVHDSLHCCPGCIHEQPAPTSV from the exons ATGCAGATGCGCCACCTTTATGTGGTTGTCGATGGATCAAGAACTATGGAGGACCAAGATTTAAAACCGAACAGACTTACTTGCACTTTGAAG ttaCTGGAATATTTTGTTGAAGAGTACTTTGACCAAAATCCTATTAGTCAG ATGGGCTTAATTGTAACCAAGAGCAAAAGAGCTGAGAAAATGACTGAGCTTTCAG GTAACCCAAAAAAGCACATAGCTGCTCTGAAGAAAGCAGTGGATATGAACTGCCAGGGAGAACCATCTCTGTATAATTCCCTAAATTTGGCCATGCAGACTTTAAA GCACATGCCAGGACATACCAGCAGAGAGGTTTTAATAGTCTTCAGCAGTCTTACAACATGTGATCCAGCCAACATCTATGATCTAATCAAG TGCTTGAAAGCAGTTAAGATCAGAGTGTCTGTCATTGGTCTAAGTGCTGAAGTTCGAGTCTGTACAGTGCTGACCCGAGAAACTGGAG GAACATACCACGTTATTTTAGATGAAACTCATTATAAGGAACTACTGATGCATCACGTCAGTCCTCCACCTGCCAGTTCAACTTCGGAGTGCTCCCTTATTCGAATGG gtTTTCCTCAACACACCACTGCTTCCCTTTCTGACCAGGACGCAAAGCCATCCTTCAGCATGGC ACAACTGGAAAACAACAGTGAGCCATGCCTTACACTGGATGGGTATTTCTGTCCTCAGTGCAGAGCCAAATACAGTGAGCTTCCTGTGGAATGCAAGATCTGCG GTCTTACACTGGTGTCTGCACCTCATCTGGCTCGGTCTTACCACCACTTGTTTCCTTTGGATGCCTTTCAGGAAATTCCACTGGAAGAATATCAGGGAGAACG GTATTGTCAAGGCTGCCAAGCAGAAATCAAAGATCAAAAC GTTTATATATGTAAAACATGCAAGAATGCATTTTGTGTGGAATGCGACGTGTTTGTTCATGATTCCCTGCACTGCTGTCCTGGCTGTATTCACGAGCAGCCTGCTCCCACATCTGTATGA
- the SMN gene encoding survival motor neuron protein isoform X1, which yields MAGRVLFRRGAGQSDDSDMWDDTALIKAYDKAVASFKNALKNGDCSEPSDKQEQRAGVKRKNSKKNRNRNKSNAVPLKQWKVGDSCNAVWSEDGNVYPATIASINLKRGTCVVTYTGYGNKEEQNLADLLPPASDETNENETPYSTDESEKSSQSHHNENNCTKARFSPKNLRFPIPPTPPGLGRHGSKFRTLPPFLSCWPPPFPAGPPLIPPPPPMGPDSPEDDEALGSMLIAWYMSGYHTGYYLGLKQSRMEAALEREAYLK from the exons aTGGCGGGCAGGGTGCTGTTCCGGCGCGGCGCCGGGCAG AGCGACGACTCGGACATGTGGGACGACACGGCCCTCATCAAGGCGTACGACAAGGCGGTGGCCTCCTTCAAG aaTGCTTTAAAGAACGGGGACTGCTCAGAGCCTTCGGACAAACAGGAGCAGCGGGCGGgggtgaaaaggaaaaacagcaagaagaacaggaacagaaacaaGAGCAACGCCGTGCCGTTGAAGCAG TGGAAAGTTGGCGACAGCTGTAACGCTGTTTGGTCTGAGGATGGTAATGTCTACCCTGCAACTATTGCCTCCATAAATCTGAAGAGGGGTACATGCGTTGTTACTTACACCGGATATGGAAACAAGGAGGAACAGAACCTGGCTGATCTACTTCCTCCAGCTAGCGATGAAACA AATGAAAATGAGACTCCGTATTCAACAGATGAAAGTGAAAAATCTTCCCAGTCACATCACAATGAAAACAACTGCACAAAAGCAAGATTCTCTCCTAAAAACTTACGGTTTCCCATCCCACCAACACCTCCAGGCTTGGGAAGG CATGGTTCAAAATTCAGAACACTTCCACCGTTCTTGTCTTGCTGGCCCCCACCCTTTCCAGCAGGACCACCG TTGATTCCTCCTCCACCACCTATGGGGCCAGATTCTCCTGAGGATGATGAAGCGTTGGGGAGCATGTTGATAGCTTGGTATATGAGTGGTTATCACACTGGATATTACCTG GGGTTAAAACAAAGTCGAATGGAAGCAGCCCTAGAGAGAGAAGCCTATCTAAAATAG
- the LOC107052389 gene encoding small EDRK-rich factor 1, which yields MTRGNQRELARQKNLKKTQETLKGKRKEDSLSASQRKQRDSEIMQQKQKAANERKSLQAGAK from the exons ATGACCC GTGGAAATCAGCGTGAACTTGCCCGACAGAAGAACCTGAAGAAGACTCAGGAAACTctcaaagggaaaaggaaagaggataGCTTGTCTGCAtctcagagaaagcagag agaCTCTGAAATCatgcagcagaaacagaaggCAGCTAATGAAAGGAAGTCTCTGCAAGCAGGAGCAAAATGA